A genomic segment from Neodiprion lecontei isolate iyNeoLeco1 chromosome 1, iyNeoLeco1.1, whole genome shotgun sequence encodes:
- the LOC107219410 gene encoding Ig-like and fibronectin type-III domain-containing protein 1 isoform X2: MLQGNTNPINVLLIVLVIVASTLASTGMPSIRDSITHPVHVYEGDDALITCVVRNIGDNVVMWKKEDRPKHSRRILTAGDSRVTGDRRVSVIHDSGGDVWVLAIKNARPADSGLYVCEVNSDPVLRSFHKLSVLSRALLPPENATDVTLYSTQKEVYAKSHNYTTCCQSENVNASCLGFCSIQSILEGNTGQDPENCEADFPSIVKCMADGRNHVPCCIQESVPDICQDVCRGDYTVITENVKTHFSCSAYTEKTLACIVEGIKLLPSPPTLLNVESLTDKSLRVTWSPPDANRESVTEYLVNVTALRHFDEHPSDIDSTGTLPTENVTMLVKVRGNVLSTVVTDLKPFTMYEVRVVSLNIHGSSLPSYAVRTLTFSPGRMKPTTVVDTPRLPDTRGCCVSRGVTDPGCVEKLCDPSSIDHAEIHNLMICAPWAPDTFACLSDGIDHTPCCKARGLPDICQPFCSGNVTVINFNHFRCLSYMMVYKNCLLDGYGVLPSAPTSIQISNIDTDFAILQWSPPKTLGDTVKGYNVYYRELTDDYSTAIYEEHLDVYSPTILTNLTHDTDYEVYVEARNTHGVGDPSARIIFRTQSKVLVDKEEEASYYNITSCCVETNLNSICMPLCTYDASMSDIRALASVCDSDFHKILKCAAGGRNHNDCCSRRGVPAGCMTLCSGVIVDSLISTATSCIPFIGNIVQCLEEGVDTLPGPISELHATEITDSSVKLDWEPPTDGSNVTDYIVYYQKVDNTSMHETVSKLDHQINVTETSAAITGLENHKLYQMFVVSRNKHGTSLPTSILMINITSIEIDDKGVHAVTSPPHSLAVSGHSATWVTISWQPPEFSHPSENLTYELLYKSTADQQFQHIQTSITSHRIQNLIPNTQYIVFVTAHGKKGTSLPSETLIAWTDPAYPAYVEPPTVHPINLVVEGSSMTILCIAMGTPMPTISLYISGRLVYQETTRHMVTVVNNVTRDMDQISCYADNGYGTPMQASRKISISHVPHVTASVITVAALGDSVVLECKVEAYPEPKMLFWRDKSGRIPVIQGGKYNIHVQPSKDTETEYVMQLTINKISEMDEGDYFCHAENAFGSGTQPVSVRIRNVAATNNVTQCCIEQNVTSGCMEACSFYLDIDAVIDKPQCINDFDKLMKCAADGSDHRSCCAKWDVPRRCLDWCRGEPLLNNKFCVLSYTRPIMSCFQEGRDRLPGPPQAISVDVLDPHTVNVHWTPPVKNPHTVEVYRVFWRPKGATKGNTTKNDTKTTNLVISGLKEGVIYECVVKAGNHLGTSTLSEQVEFITGDKYVTSALGDSGSHVGTVIGIILAVVFVACIVVAGVWFVRTKRLNAKGQGGVAFENPSYLREVNMDHIQDQSQVNGIATSVTSGGTGWKQETLNVPSGQMGSMTSHETNTPYEELKLGQDGAGFKKLCP; the protein is encoded by the exons GCATGCCGAGCATACGGGACAGCATAACACATCCGGTTCACGTCTACGAGGGTGACGACGCCTTGATCACCTGCGTGGTGAGAAATATCGGTGACAACGTCGTCATGTGGAAGAAGGAAGACAGGCCGAAACACAGTCGCCGAATTCTGACGGCCGGCGATTCCCGGGTCACTGGCGATCGGAGGGTTTCCGTCATCCACGATTCTG GAGGTGATGTGTGGGTGCTAGCTATCAAGAACGCCAGGCCTGCTGACTCTGGTCTCTATGTTTGCGAGGTCAACTCGGATCCCGTATTGCGCTCCTTCCATAAACTGAGCG TGCTCTCCAGGGCGCTTTTACCACCGGAAAACGCAACGGATGTGACCCTGTACTCGACGCAGAAGGAGGTTTACGCAAAAAGTCACAACTACACGACATGCTGTCAGAGCGAAAACGTCAACGCTAGTTGTCTTGGCTTTTGCAGTATTCAGAGTATTCTGGAAGGAAACACCGGCCAAGACCCGGAAAATTGCGAGGCCGACTTTCCATCCATCGTAAAATGCATGGCAG ACGGACGCAACCACGTGCCATGCTGCATCCAGGAATCGGTGCCCGACATCTGCCAGGACGTCTGTCGTGGCGACTACACGGTCATCACGGAAAATGTTAAAACGCACTTCTCCTGTTCAGCCTACACCGAAAAAACACTCGCCTGCATCGTTGAAGGAATAA AATTACTACCGTCTCCACCGACGCTTCTTAACGTGGAATCGCTCACTGACAAGTCATTGCGGGTAACTTGGTCACCGCCGGATGCAAACAGGGAATCGGTCACCGAATATCTCGTTAACGTCACGGCTCTTCGACACTTTGACGAACATCCCAGTGACATCGATTCAACCGGAACTCTGCCGACGG AAAACGTGACGATGCTGGTCAAGGTCCGTGGAAACGTACTGTCGACTGTGGTTACTGACCTGAAACCATTTACCATGTATGAGGTTCGCGTCGTCTCCCTAAATATTCACGGAAGCAGTCTTCCCAGCTACGCGGTCAGAACGCTCACCTTTTCTCCTGGACGAATGAAGCCTACCACCGTTGTCGACACTCCCCGTCTCCCGGATACCCGTGGCTGCTGCGTCAGCAGGGGGGTCACTGATCCTGG CTGCGTCGAGAAGCTCTGCGATCCGTCCTCGATCGACCATGCAGAAATTCATAACTTAATGATCTGTGCTCCGTGGGCTCCCGATACTTTTGCTTGTCTGAGTGACGGAATCGATCATACGCCGTGTTGTAAAGCTCGTGGATTACCTGACATCTGCCAACCATTCTGCAGCGGCAACGTGActgtaattaatttcaatcacTTCAG ATGCTTGAGTTACATGATGGTATACAAGAACTGCTTGTTGGATGGTTACGGTGTCCTTCCGTCCGCCCCCACCAGTATTCAGATCTCCAACATCGACACAGACTTTGCAATCCTGCAGTGGTCACCTCCGAAAACGCTCGGTGATACGGTCAAAGGCTACAACGTATACTACAGGGAGCTAACTGACGACTATTCTACAGCTATATACGAAGAACACTTGGATGTATACAGTCCTACAATATTAACCAATTTAACCCATGACACTGACTACGAAGTTTACGTAGAGGCACGAAATACACACGGAGTCGGCGACCCGTCAGCGAGAATAATCTTCAGAACTCAGAGCAAG GTCCTTGTCGATAAGGAAGAAGAGGCTTCTTATTACAACATCACATCATGTTGCGTGGAGACGAACCTGAACAGTATTTGTATGCCTTTGTGCACCTACGATGCTTCCATGTCCGATATTCGAGCACTGGCGTCTGTGTGCGATTCCGATTTCCATAAAATACTGAAATGTGCAGCTGGAGGTAGAAATCACAACGATTGTTGCAGTCGTCGCGGAGTCCCTGCAGGATGCATGACTCTTTGCAGCGGAGTCATTGTCGATAGCCTCATCAGTACTGCTACAAGTTGTATTCCATTTATTGGCAACATTGTTCAGTGTCTTGAGGAAG GCGTCGATACATTACCGGGTCCCATTTCTGAGCTGCACGCTACTGAAATCACAGACAGTTCAGTAAAATTGGATTGGGAACCGCCAACCGACGGATCAAACGTTACCGATTACATAGTATACTATCAAAAAGTTGACAATACCTCGATGCACGAGACGGTCAGCAAGCTCGATCAT caAATAAACGTTACCGAAACATCCGCCGCCATTACCGGCTTAGAAAATCATAAGTTATACCAAATGTTTGTTGTGTCTCGTAACAAACACGGGACTTCCTTGCCGACTTCTATTTTAATGATCAACATAACGAGTATCG AAATTGACGACAAAGGCGTTCACGCTGTTACGTCACCGCCGCATTCTCTCGCCGTTTCGGGGCACAGTGCAACCTGGGTAACAATTTCTTGGCAGCCGCCAGAGTTCTCACATCCTTCGGAAAATCTGACGTACGAGTTATTGTACAAAAGTACAGCCGATCAACAGTTCCAGCACATTCAAACGTCCATCACATCACACAGAATTCAGAATCTGATACCGAATACACAATACATTGTCTTCGTAACCGCCCATGGTAAGAAGGGTACCAGCCTACCTAGCGAGACGCTCATTGCATGGACAGATCCGGCATATCCCGCGTATGTCGAG CCACCGACTGTTCATCCGATCAACCTCGTTGTAGAAGGCAGCAGCATGACCATTTTGTGCATTGCGATGGGTACGCCAATGCCGACAATCAGCTTATACATTAGCGGGCGACTTGTCTATCAAGAAACGACGAGGCATATGGTTACTGTTGTGAACAACGTAACACGAGATATGGATCAAATTAGTTGTTATGCAGACAACGGTTACGGTACACCCATGCAGGCtagcagaaaaatttcaatcagtc atgtaccgcacGTAACTGCATCCGTCATAACAGTGGCCGCTTTGGGTGATTCCGTGGTATTGGAATGCAAAGTCGAAGCATATCCAGAACCCAAGATGCTATTCTGGCGAGATAAGAGTGGTCGCATTCCCGTCATTCAAGGTGGGAAGTACAACATCCACGTTCAGCCAAGTAAAGAT ACGGAGACTGAGTACGTGATGCAATTAACCATCAATAAGATATCCGAAATGGACGAGGGCGATTACTTTTGCCACGCGGAAAATGCGTTCGGAAGTGGCACGCAGCCCGTGAGTGTCCGGATCAGGAACGTTGCCGCGACTAATAACGTTACGCAGTGTTGTATCGAACAGAACGTAACCAGTGGTTGCATGGAAGCGTGCAGCTTTTATTTAGACATAGACGCGGTCATCGACAAGCCGCAGTGTATCAACGACTTTGACAAGCTCATGAAATGCGCCGCCG ACGGATCCGATCACAGATCCTGCTGTGCAAAGTGGGATGTGCCTCGACGCTGCCTGGACTGGTGCCGCGGAGAGCCGCTACTCAACAACAAATTCTGCGTTTTGTCCTACACAAGACCTATAATGAGCTGTTTCCAAGAAGGGCGAGACCGTTTACCGGGTCCACCACAAGCAATCAGTGTAGACGTTCTAGATCCTCATACCGTAAATGTTCATTGGACACCGCCCGTCAAAAATCCACATACGGTGGAAGTGTACAG AGTATTTTGGCGCCCCAAGGGAGCAACAAAGGGTAACACCACTAAGAATGATACGAAAACGACGAACTTAGTGATCTCAGGATTAAAAGAAGGTGTAATATACGAATGCGTGGTTAAAGCTGGTAATCACTTGGGTACGAGTACCCTTTCTGAACAGGTGGAGTTCATCACTGGGGACAAATACGTAACGTCCGCACTCGGAG ATTCTGGATCTCACGTGGGAACAGTCATCGGAATTATATTGGCTGTTGTTTTCGTGGCTTGTATTGTCGTCGCTGGTGTTTGGTTCGTTAGAACGAAACGACTGAATGCTAAAGGGCAAGGTGGTGTCGCATTTGAAAACCCGAGTTACCTCAGAGAAGTGAACATGGATCATATCCAAGATCAATCACAGGTCAACGGCATCGCGACTTCG GTAACGTCTGGAGGTACTGGCTGGAAACAAGAAACGTTGAACGTACCATCTGGTCAAATGGGTTCAATGACGAGCCACGAGACAAATACACCCTACGAAGAACTGAAGCTTGGACAAGACGGCGCTGGATTCAAAAAACTTTGCCCGTAG
- the LOC107219410 gene encoding Ig-like and fibronectin type-III domain-containing protein 1 isoform X1, whose amino-acid sequence MLQGNTNPINVLLIVLVIVASTLASTGMPSIRDSITHPVHVYEGDDALITCVVRNIGDNVVMWKKEDRPKHSRRILTAGDSRVTGDRRVSVIHDSATSGETEIPTGGDVWVLAIKNARPADSGLYVCEVNSDPVLRSFHKLSVLSRALLPPENATDVTLYSTQKEVYAKSHNYTTCCQSENVNASCLGFCSIQSILEGNTGQDPENCEADFPSIVKCMADGRNHVPCCIQESVPDICQDVCRGDYTVITENVKTHFSCSAYTEKTLACIVEGIKLLPSPPTLLNVESLTDKSLRVTWSPPDANRESVTEYLVNVTALRHFDEHPSDIDSTGTLPTENVTMLVKVRGNVLSTVVTDLKPFTMYEVRVVSLNIHGSSLPSYAVRTLTFSPGRMKPTTVVDTPRLPDTRGCCVSRGVTDPGCVEKLCDPSSIDHAEIHNLMICAPWAPDTFACLSDGIDHTPCCKARGLPDICQPFCSGNVTVINFNHFRCLSYMMVYKNCLLDGYGVLPSAPTSIQISNIDTDFAILQWSPPKTLGDTVKGYNVYYRELTDDYSTAIYEEHLDVYSPTILTNLTHDTDYEVYVEARNTHGVGDPSARIIFRTQSKVLVDKEEEASYYNITSCCVETNLNSICMPLCTYDASMSDIRALASVCDSDFHKILKCAAGGRNHNDCCSRRGVPAGCMTLCSGVIVDSLISTATSCIPFIGNIVQCLEEGVDTLPGPISELHATEITDSSVKLDWEPPTDGSNVTDYIVYYQKVDNTSMHETVSKLDHQINVTETSAAITGLENHKLYQMFVVSRNKHGTSLPTSILMINITSIEIDDKGVHAVTSPPHSLAVSGHSATWVTISWQPPEFSHPSENLTYELLYKSTADQQFQHIQTSITSHRIQNLIPNTQYIVFVTAHGKKGTSLPSETLIAWTDPAYPAYVEPPTVHPINLVVEGSSMTILCIAMGTPMPTISLYISGRLVYQETTRHMVTVVNNVTRDMDQISCYADNGYGTPMQASRKISISHVPHVTASVITVAALGDSVVLECKVEAYPEPKMLFWRDKSGRIPVIQGGKYNIHVQPSKDTETEYVMQLTINKISEMDEGDYFCHAENAFGSGTQPVSVRIRNVAATNNVTQCCIEQNVTSGCMEACSFYLDIDAVIDKPQCINDFDKLMKCAADGSDHRSCCAKWDVPRRCLDWCRGEPLLNNKFCVLSYTRPIMSCFQEGRDRLPGPPQAISVDVLDPHTVNVHWTPPVKNPHTVEVYRVFWRPKGATKGNTTKNDTKTTNLVISGLKEGVIYECVVKAGNHLGTSTLSEQVEFITGDKYVTSALGDSGSHVGTVIGIILAVVFVACIVVAGVWFVRTKRLNAKGQGGVAFENPSYLREVNMDHIQDQSQVNGIATSVTSGGTGWKQETLNVPSGQMGSMTSHETNTPYEELKLGQDGAGFKKLCP is encoded by the exons GCATGCCGAGCATACGGGACAGCATAACACATCCGGTTCACGTCTACGAGGGTGACGACGCCTTGATCACCTGCGTGGTGAGAAATATCGGTGACAACGTCGTCATGTGGAAGAAGGAAGACAGGCCGAAACACAGTCGCCGAATTCTGACGGCCGGCGATTCCCGGGTCACTGGCGATCGGAGGGTTTCCGTCATCCACGATTCTG CTACTTCAGGCGAGACCGAAATCCCAACCG GAGGTGATGTGTGGGTGCTAGCTATCAAGAACGCCAGGCCTGCTGACTCTGGTCTCTATGTTTGCGAGGTCAACTCGGATCCCGTATTGCGCTCCTTCCATAAACTGAGCG TGCTCTCCAGGGCGCTTTTACCACCGGAAAACGCAACGGATGTGACCCTGTACTCGACGCAGAAGGAGGTTTACGCAAAAAGTCACAACTACACGACATGCTGTCAGAGCGAAAACGTCAACGCTAGTTGTCTTGGCTTTTGCAGTATTCAGAGTATTCTGGAAGGAAACACCGGCCAAGACCCGGAAAATTGCGAGGCCGACTTTCCATCCATCGTAAAATGCATGGCAG ACGGACGCAACCACGTGCCATGCTGCATCCAGGAATCGGTGCCCGACATCTGCCAGGACGTCTGTCGTGGCGACTACACGGTCATCACGGAAAATGTTAAAACGCACTTCTCCTGTTCAGCCTACACCGAAAAAACACTCGCCTGCATCGTTGAAGGAATAA AATTACTACCGTCTCCACCGACGCTTCTTAACGTGGAATCGCTCACTGACAAGTCATTGCGGGTAACTTGGTCACCGCCGGATGCAAACAGGGAATCGGTCACCGAATATCTCGTTAACGTCACGGCTCTTCGACACTTTGACGAACATCCCAGTGACATCGATTCAACCGGAACTCTGCCGACGG AAAACGTGACGATGCTGGTCAAGGTCCGTGGAAACGTACTGTCGACTGTGGTTACTGACCTGAAACCATTTACCATGTATGAGGTTCGCGTCGTCTCCCTAAATATTCACGGAAGCAGTCTTCCCAGCTACGCGGTCAGAACGCTCACCTTTTCTCCTGGACGAATGAAGCCTACCACCGTTGTCGACACTCCCCGTCTCCCGGATACCCGTGGCTGCTGCGTCAGCAGGGGGGTCACTGATCCTGG CTGCGTCGAGAAGCTCTGCGATCCGTCCTCGATCGACCATGCAGAAATTCATAACTTAATGATCTGTGCTCCGTGGGCTCCCGATACTTTTGCTTGTCTGAGTGACGGAATCGATCATACGCCGTGTTGTAAAGCTCGTGGATTACCTGACATCTGCCAACCATTCTGCAGCGGCAACGTGActgtaattaatttcaatcacTTCAG ATGCTTGAGTTACATGATGGTATACAAGAACTGCTTGTTGGATGGTTACGGTGTCCTTCCGTCCGCCCCCACCAGTATTCAGATCTCCAACATCGACACAGACTTTGCAATCCTGCAGTGGTCACCTCCGAAAACGCTCGGTGATACGGTCAAAGGCTACAACGTATACTACAGGGAGCTAACTGACGACTATTCTACAGCTATATACGAAGAACACTTGGATGTATACAGTCCTACAATATTAACCAATTTAACCCATGACACTGACTACGAAGTTTACGTAGAGGCACGAAATACACACGGAGTCGGCGACCCGTCAGCGAGAATAATCTTCAGAACTCAGAGCAAG GTCCTTGTCGATAAGGAAGAAGAGGCTTCTTATTACAACATCACATCATGTTGCGTGGAGACGAACCTGAACAGTATTTGTATGCCTTTGTGCACCTACGATGCTTCCATGTCCGATATTCGAGCACTGGCGTCTGTGTGCGATTCCGATTTCCATAAAATACTGAAATGTGCAGCTGGAGGTAGAAATCACAACGATTGTTGCAGTCGTCGCGGAGTCCCTGCAGGATGCATGACTCTTTGCAGCGGAGTCATTGTCGATAGCCTCATCAGTACTGCTACAAGTTGTATTCCATTTATTGGCAACATTGTTCAGTGTCTTGAGGAAG GCGTCGATACATTACCGGGTCCCATTTCTGAGCTGCACGCTACTGAAATCACAGACAGTTCAGTAAAATTGGATTGGGAACCGCCAACCGACGGATCAAACGTTACCGATTACATAGTATACTATCAAAAAGTTGACAATACCTCGATGCACGAGACGGTCAGCAAGCTCGATCAT caAATAAACGTTACCGAAACATCCGCCGCCATTACCGGCTTAGAAAATCATAAGTTATACCAAATGTTTGTTGTGTCTCGTAACAAACACGGGACTTCCTTGCCGACTTCTATTTTAATGATCAACATAACGAGTATCG AAATTGACGACAAAGGCGTTCACGCTGTTACGTCACCGCCGCATTCTCTCGCCGTTTCGGGGCACAGTGCAACCTGGGTAACAATTTCTTGGCAGCCGCCAGAGTTCTCACATCCTTCGGAAAATCTGACGTACGAGTTATTGTACAAAAGTACAGCCGATCAACAGTTCCAGCACATTCAAACGTCCATCACATCACACAGAATTCAGAATCTGATACCGAATACACAATACATTGTCTTCGTAACCGCCCATGGTAAGAAGGGTACCAGCCTACCTAGCGAGACGCTCATTGCATGGACAGATCCGGCATATCCCGCGTATGTCGAG CCACCGACTGTTCATCCGATCAACCTCGTTGTAGAAGGCAGCAGCATGACCATTTTGTGCATTGCGATGGGTACGCCAATGCCGACAATCAGCTTATACATTAGCGGGCGACTTGTCTATCAAGAAACGACGAGGCATATGGTTACTGTTGTGAACAACGTAACACGAGATATGGATCAAATTAGTTGTTATGCAGACAACGGTTACGGTACACCCATGCAGGCtagcagaaaaatttcaatcagtc atgtaccgcacGTAACTGCATCCGTCATAACAGTGGCCGCTTTGGGTGATTCCGTGGTATTGGAATGCAAAGTCGAAGCATATCCAGAACCCAAGATGCTATTCTGGCGAGATAAGAGTGGTCGCATTCCCGTCATTCAAGGTGGGAAGTACAACATCCACGTTCAGCCAAGTAAAGAT ACGGAGACTGAGTACGTGATGCAATTAACCATCAATAAGATATCCGAAATGGACGAGGGCGATTACTTTTGCCACGCGGAAAATGCGTTCGGAAGTGGCACGCAGCCCGTGAGTGTCCGGATCAGGAACGTTGCCGCGACTAATAACGTTACGCAGTGTTGTATCGAACAGAACGTAACCAGTGGTTGCATGGAAGCGTGCAGCTTTTATTTAGACATAGACGCGGTCATCGACAAGCCGCAGTGTATCAACGACTTTGACAAGCTCATGAAATGCGCCGCCG ACGGATCCGATCACAGATCCTGCTGTGCAAAGTGGGATGTGCCTCGACGCTGCCTGGACTGGTGCCGCGGAGAGCCGCTACTCAACAACAAATTCTGCGTTTTGTCCTACACAAGACCTATAATGAGCTGTTTCCAAGAAGGGCGAGACCGTTTACCGGGTCCACCACAAGCAATCAGTGTAGACGTTCTAGATCCTCATACCGTAAATGTTCATTGGACACCGCCCGTCAAAAATCCACATACGGTGGAAGTGTACAG AGTATTTTGGCGCCCCAAGGGAGCAACAAAGGGTAACACCACTAAGAATGATACGAAAACGACGAACTTAGTGATCTCAGGATTAAAAGAAGGTGTAATATACGAATGCGTGGTTAAAGCTGGTAATCACTTGGGTACGAGTACCCTTTCTGAACAGGTGGAGTTCATCACTGGGGACAAATACGTAACGTCCGCACTCGGAG ATTCTGGATCTCACGTGGGAACAGTCATCGGAATTATATTGGCTGTTGTTTTCGTGGCTTGTATTGTCGTCGCTGGTGTTTGGTTCGTTAGAACGAAACGACTGAATGCTAAAGGGCAAGGTGGTGTCGCATTTGAAAACCCGAGTTACCTCAGAGAAGTGAACATGGATCATATCCAAGATCAATCACAGGTCAACGGCATCGCGACTTCG GTAACGTCTGGAGGTACTGGCTGGAAACAAGAAACGTTGAACGTACCATCTGGTCAAATGGGTTCAATGACGAGCCACGAGACAAATACACCCTACGAAGAACTGAAGCTTGGACAAGACGGCGCTGGATTCAAAAAACTTTGCCCGTAG